CATATTTCCGAAGTTCGCACTTGTAGCCATGAAGATATATTTCAGGGTATTGGCAAATGTTCTCCTCCCTTCTTTTACTCCTTCTATGAGTGCGTTAAGGTCTTTTTCAAGAAGAACAATATCTGCAGCTTCTTTAGCAACATCTGCAGCAGTATCAACAGAAATTCCCACATCTGCAGCATGGAGGGCTGAAGCGTCATTTATCCCGTCTCCTATATACCCGACTACGTTTTTGCTTTTCCTGAGTGCAAGAATTATTCTCTCTTTCTGGTTCGGTTCCACTTCAGCAAAGACATCAGCATCATTTACTCGCTTTATCAGGGCTTCATCACTTATCTGATATAGCTCGCTTCCGGTAATGACTGATACGTTCTTTATTCCAATCTCCCGGCTGATGCTTGCAGCTACCAGCCTGTTGTCTCCTGTAATGACTTTAAGGGAAATTCCCAGATTTTCCATCTCTTTTAATGTCTCTGCAATTCCTGCTTTTGGAAGGTCGTAAAAGAAGAGGAACCCTAGAAAAGTCATGTCGTTTTCCTGTTCTTTACTGATAACTGCCTGTTGTCCGATCTTCCTGTATGCAAGCCCCAGAGTTCGAAGCCCTTTTCCGCTGAACTCTTCAAACTGCTGCTCGATTTTTTCTTTTAAATCGGAAATTCTCACAGTTTTTTCCCCTTCCGTCTCAGCCGAGGAACAGACTGCAAGAACATCTGCTAGTGCACCTTTAGTGATCATAAGGTTCGTGCTGTCAGTTGAAACAAGTATGCTCAGCTTTTTATGCACGAAGTCATAAGGTATTTCGTCCAGTTTTCCGTATTTGGAAAGGTCAAACCTGTTCTGTGTAAGGATTGCCCTGTCTATCGGATTTTCAAAACCTTTTTGATAATAGGCATTAAGACAGGCATAAAGGAGGACTTTTTCACTTTTGTTTCCGCTGAGGTCCTGGTAAGATTGTAGCTGTAATTCTCCTTCTGTCAGAGTCCCGGTCTTGTCCGAGCAGAGCAGGTTCATACTGCCCAGGTTTTCAATGGATGTAAGCCGTTTGACAATTACTCTCTTCTGCGCCATTTCCCTTGCGCCGTGGGAAAGGTTGACACTTATGATTGCAGGCAGCAACTGAGGTGTCAGCCCCACGGCGAGAGCAAGGGAGAAAAGAATAGAATCAAGTACAGGACGCTGGAGATACACATTGATTGCAAAAATTGCTGTCACCATTATCATGGTGATTTCCATAAGAAAATGTCCAAAGTGCGTAATTCCTTTTTCAAATTCTGTTTCCGGCGGCCCGAGCTTTAATCTTGCAGATATTTTTCCGAATTCGGTTTCTTTTCCGGTGAAAACTGCTACTGCTTTCCCACTCCCGCTGACAACGCTTGTTCCCATCCAGAGGGAATTCTTACGCTTTCCAAGAGGAGTGTCTGCTTTCAGTACGCCTGTTTCTTTTTCTGCAGGATATGTCTCTCCTGTGAGAGTGGCTTCGCTTACAAAGAGGTTTTTTGATTCAAGAATCAGGCAGTCCGCAGGAATTATGTCTCCCGAACTGAGGAGTATTATATCTCCGGGTACTACCTCTTCTATCGGGACTTCCTTTTTCTCACCGTCTCTGAGCACTGTTGCTCTTATCTGTACTGTTGCCATCAATTTCTCAAAAGCATCAGCAGCCCCTTTTTCCTGCCAGAATCCAAGAAGGCTGCTGATCAGAATAATGGTTACGATAATAACCGTATCCGTTGGGTCGTGAAGGAAAAAGGATACTACTGCTGCAAAAAGGAGAATAAGGGTAATGGGACTTTTAAACTGGGAAAGCAGTATTTTTAAAGAATCCAATCTTTTTTTAGGTTTTAAAATGTTAGCCCCATAAGTTGTAAGACGTTCTTCACTTTCGGGACTTTTCAGGCCTTCGGCACCTGTCTGGAGTTCCTGTAATATCTCTGATGCGGGAACACTCCAGAAAGCAGGCTCTCTTTCCGTATGCACCGGCAGTAGCTCCTGAGTTCCTGTTTAGATTTGCCGGGTATCACTAACTCCCAGGATGCCTACGAGTTCCACACCTTCGGGTCCTATGGATGAGAGTTCCCTTGAAGCTTCAGATTTCGAAATGTATTTTTCGGTCCGTACGCTTCCAGGCTCCTCCATCTTAATTGTAATCTCCCCTTTAGTATATCCTCTGTCAATGCATTCCCTTACAAGCTCCCCGTATATACTCGCTATAAGCTTCAGGCAGTCAAAGAGCATGTTCTCTTCAACGGCATTTTTGCCGTCTATCTGGATTAGCCTGAGTCCTTTGAATACTACCGAAGCTGTAAAAAAGTCTTTGACTTTTTTCATGAACATGTACAGGTTGTCTCTGTCTATTGCAGGAGCCAGTTTTTCATCGCCTGTTATTTCATGGTCTCCGTGCATGACCAGAAAAGTCCTGTCATCCGCAGAAATTATGAACCTGTTCTCTGCATCTTTATCTTCAAGGACCACTCTTGTATTGTTTTTCCCAGATTCGATATTTGTAATATGGAAACCTGATACATCCATCTTTTTAACTTTTCCTTCTTTGGAGAGAAATCCGCTTTTTGACCTTACAGGAAGGATAAGCTTTTGAAGATCTTCAACTTTTAGCGTGTCCTGTATAAAATTCAGTCCAAACTCATATCTCATGTTATCAACTGAGCTTACCTGCCATCCTTTTAGTTTTCTGTCTTCGGTTGAAGCATAGTAGGTATCTTCGGCACCATAGATACAGTTCTCAAAAAAAGGGCTGAGAGTTGAGAGTACTCTGTCTTCAAGCTGCCTTACTTCTATAAGTGTCAGTCTGTTTTGCCTATCAATGTCTTCTAGTCTTTCATTCTTCTTCAACAGGGCTATAGATGCACAGGTCTCAATTGTCTTGGATTTGATTTCAAGGATCTCTTCGGATTCGGTCCCTCGTACACGTTCTTCTATATAGTCGGTAACTTCTTTCTGGAACTTCTCTATCTCATCGATCCTCTGCTGAGAAAGGGCCGTTTCATTTATATTCCCCTGTTTTATTTCTATAATCGATTTTTCAAGAGGTATCGTTTCCTGTGAAACCCTTATGAAATCTTGCAGATCCTGGATAAAGTCCCTCTGGACAGGAAGTTCTGTAGAGTCCTGAAAGGTGTATTTCATTTTATATTCCTCCCCTGTAGAAAAAACGTCTTTTGTTAAATTATGTTTTCTATGTTTAAATGTATATTCGTACACTTTTTTATGATGAATAAATAACTCATTTAAGTCAGCAAAAGTCAACAATATATCTTCTTCAATTCAATAACATAATTCTTTTGTTTTATCCCGAAATTATTTCGCGCTAACTATGTTGGTTGCAATCCCTTATCTATCGTGAAACTTAACGGGAAAAAGATACGTTGGATCATTGCTCAAAAGTTGAAAGGAGAATCTACCTCGACGATAGCTGAGATCCAGGGGATCTCAGCTCGTCGAGTTCAGCAGATATATAAAGAATACGTTGACATTGATCAGCTTCCTCAAGTTGGTAATAATCTTGGAAGGCCACGTAAACAGTTATCCTCCGACGATAAGGAGATAATTGACCAAACTTACTCAGATTATAAGTTTGGAGCCTGTTATCTTGAAATTCTCATAGAAGGCAAGTATAATCGTAAAATATCTCATAACAGAATCCATAACTATCTACTCAGTATGAACCTTGCCAAGGAAAACCGAAAAAAGAAACAGAGAAGAAAATGGTGTAGATACGAACGTGAACATAGTATGTCTGCTGCACATATCGATTGGCATGAAAACCCTCTATTAGGGTTGCAAGTCTGTGCCATTCTTGATGATTCATCAAGAATGGTAATTGCAGGAGGAGAGTATGCTCATTGCAACACGGAAAACACCATTAAAGTGATCGATGAACTTGTCAGAGAGTACTGGGATATATGCCCTTTAAGGGAGCTCATCA
The genomic region above belongs to Methanosarcina horonobensis HB-1 = JCM 15518 and contains:
- the mgtA gene encoding magnesium-translocating P-type ATPase is translated as MHTEREPAFWSVPASEILQELQTGAEGLKSPESEERLTTYGANILKPKKRLDSLKILLSQFKSPITLILLFAAVVSFFLHDPTDTVIIVTIILISSLLGFWQEKGAADAFEKLMATVQIRATVLRDGEKKEVPIEEVVPGDIILLSSGDIIPADCLILESKNLFVSEATLTGETYPAEKETGVLKADTPLGKRKNSLWMGTSVVSGSGKAVAVFTGKETEFGKISARLKLGPPETEFEKGITHFGHFLMEITMIMVTAIFAINVYLQRPVLDSILFSLALAVGLTPQLLPAIISVNLSHGAREMAQKRVIVKRLTSIENLGSMNLLCSDKTGTLTEGELQLQSYQDLSGNKSEKVLLYACLNAYYQKGFENPIDRAILTQNRFDLSKYGKLDEIPYDFVHKKLSILVSTDSTNLMITKGALADVLAVCSSAETEGEKTVRISDLKEKIEQQFEEFSGKGLRTLGLAYRKIGQQAVISKEQENDMTFLGFLFFYDLPKAGIAETLKEMENLGISLKVITGDNRLVAASISREIGIKNVSVITGSELYQISDEALIKRVNDADVFAEVEPNQKERIILALRKSKNVVGYIGDGINDASALHAADVGISVDTAADVAKEAADIVLLEKDLNALIEGVKEGRRTFANTLKYIFMATSANFGNMFSMAGASLFLPFLPLLPKQILLTNLLTDFPEMTIATDTVDKEMVERPHSWDIAFIRKFMVVFGITSSVFDYLTFGTLLFLLPGLTEEFRTGWFIESVISASMIVLVVRSRKPFFRSRPGKYLLTATLLIGVFTLSFPLTPLAAPFGFKPLPLSVIVIIGAIIGLYVLTAEAVKRIFYRKVQL
- a CDS encoding IS481 family transposase — protein: MKLNGKKIRWIIAQKLKGESTSTIAEIQGISARRVQQIYKEYVDIDQLPQVGNNLGRPRKQLSSDDKEIIDQTYSDYKFGACYLEILIEGKYNRKISHNRIHNYLLSMNLAKENRKKKQRRKWCRYEREHSMSAAHIDWHENPLLGLQVCAILDDSSRMVIAGGEYAHCNTENTIKVIDELVREYWDICPLRELIMDHGSEFGAHRINEDGSWESEFKTRIRELGIKPILARVRHPQTNGKIEKWFDTYQRFRGEFQSFEEFVQLYNQRPHGALKLEQLESPQDAFWNRLPIEAKFRIGTRLFGL